Within the Naumovozyma castellii chromosome 1, complete genome genome, the region ttcttctaaGGTTTCACCAATACACAAGATGACACCGACACCGTTGTCCAAAGCGAACTTGGTCTTGTCAGCGACAGTCTTGTCATCTTCGTGGAAGTAAGATCTTCTTTCAGAGTGACCTAGAATGACCCACTTAGCACCAGTGTCCTTGACTTGGTCAACAGAGTTTTCACCAGTGTAAGCACCAGAAGCCTTCAAGTAAGTGTTTTGGGCACCGACGGTGACTTGCTTCTTGTTAACTAAAGAGACAGCGTAGTCTAAGTAAGCAGCTGGTGGACAGATGACAACTTCGACGTTTTCTGGAAGAGAAGCGTTGTTCAATCTTTCAACAATTTCCTTAATGGATTTCTTGTTACCATTCAATTTGAAGTTACCACCGACGAAGAAAGTTCTAgccatttttattttattgtgTTGATCTATATGATATAGTTTGGTGCtatcaagaaaaaagaGCAATATTCCAAGTTAGACGAAAAATTCATGGAAAGTAAGCGTCTATTATaaaaaatgattttattttccatttataTTCATTGTTGTTTAAGAACGAAGAAATCTTTCACTTACGTATCTGTCTACGTCGTGGGCGGTTAATGCGGTAAACATGAGCGGGAATAATGAGCCAATGCAGTTGTTCCGCCGGTTTATACTGTGGCGACATGTTGCGTATAAAGACAACAAGAGACAAGTAGTCTATCAATCAcgtttttattttatgaaGTTTTCAATTATAAGAAGCTAACCAGACTGTGGGGTTCTGGGTTTTCATACAGGAAGTCAGGAATTTGGAAGTTGCACTGGGTAACGAAAAGGATCAGGTATTGGATTCGGACAATCCCAGATGTAGGTTCGGACTTTGACAAAAGAATTCATATTGGTTTAGCTATTACTTGGTT harbors:
- the TPI1 gene encoding triose-phosphate isomerase TPI1 (ancestral locus Anc_3.288), producing MARTFFVGGNFKLNGNKKSIKEIVERLNNASLPENVEVVICPPAAYLDYAVSLVNKKQVTVGAQNTYLKASGAYTGENSVDQVKDTGAKWVILGHSERRSYFHEDDKTVADKTKFALDNGVGVILCIGETLEEKKAGITLEVVERQLTAVLAEVKDWTNVVIAYEPVWAIGSGLAATPEDAQEIHASIRKFLASKLGQATADQIRILYGGSANGSNAVTFKDKADVDGFLVGGASLKPEFVDIINSRN